GGGTATGAGGTTAAACAAGTGGTTAATCTGACAGATGTGGATGACAGGACCATTAAGGGTTCTCAGGAAAAGCAATTCCCTTTAAACGAGTATACAAAAAAATATAAGGAAGCTTACTTCCAGGATGTCAAAAGCATGAATATAGAGATGGCTGATATCTATTCAGAAGCCACTGCTCATATAAAGGAGATGGTTGAGCTGGTAAAGAAGCTTTTAGAAAAAGGACGTGCCTATCAGCTTGCAGGCTCGATTTATTATAAGATCTCCTCGTTTAAAGATTATGGAAAGCTCTCCAAGATGAAGAGGGAGGATTTGAAGGCTGGCGTCAGGATAAGCAAGGATACATACGAAAAAGAAGAGGTGGGGGATTTTGCCCTGTGGAAAGGTTGGGATGAGGAGGATGGGGAGGTTTTCTGGGAGACAGAGATCGGAAAAGGTCGTCCGGGCTGGCATATCGAGTGCTCGGCTATGAGCATGAAATATCTGGGCAAGCATTTTGACATTCACACTGGCGGGGTGGATCTGATTTTTCCTCATCATGAAAATGAAATCGCCCAGAGCGAGGGGGTAACTGGTGAGAAGTTTGTGAGCTTCTGGATTCATAATGAGCATCTGCTGGTTGAAGGAAGAAAGATGTCAAAGTCCTTAGGAAATTTCTACACCTTAAGAGACATTCTGGAAAAAGGGTATAGTCCTATGTCAATTCGTTATTTGCTATTAGCCACTCACTATCGCCAGCAATTGAACTTTACCTTTGAAGGATTGGATGGAGCCAAGAATGCACTTCAGAGGTTGTATGATTTTATGGATAGGCTAAAAAGCATTAAGAGCCAGAAAAGTCATCCGGAGGTTGCAGAGATTTTGAATGAAGCCCAGAGCGGGTTTGAGGAGTCATTTGATG
This region of Candidatus Zixiibacteriota bacterium genomic DNA includes:
- the cysS gene encoding cysteine--tRNA ligase; this translates as MGLRLFNTLTRQKEDFVSIEPGKVRMYTCGPTVYDFAHIGNFRAYIVADLVKRYLRYKGYEVKQVVNLTDVDDRTIKGSQEKQFPLNEYTKKYKEAYFQDVKSMNIEMADIYSEATAHIKEMVELVKKLLEKGRAYQLAGSIYYKISSFKDYGKLSKMKREDLKAGVRISKDTYEKEEVGDFALWKGWDEEDGEVFWETEIGKGRPGWHIECSAMSMKYLGKHFDIHTGGVDLIFPHHENEIAQSEGVTGEKFVSFWIHNEHLLVEGRKMSKSLGNFYTLRDILEKGYSPMSIRYLLLATHYRQQLNFTFEGLDGAKNALQRLYDFMDRLKSIKSQKSHPEVAEILNEAQSGFEESFDDDLNTSSALGKIFDLVKEINRFIDEGDFSSQDAEKTLALMQRFDSVLGILKREELKLDEKITELIRKRNQARREKKWEEADRVRKEIESLGIILEDTPEGTKWKKRI